From a single Streptomyces misionensis genomic region:
- a CDS encoding Lrp/AsnC family transcriptional regulator: MADSVVLDPVDLQLLRLLQNDARITYRDLAAQVGVAPSTCLDRVTRLRRSGVILGHRLRLDPAKIGRGLQALLSVQVRPHRRELVGPFVERVRALPEARTVFHLTGPDDYLVHVAVADMADLQRLVLDEFTARREVARVETRLIFQQWECGPLLPPGNADS; this comes from the coding sequence ATGGCCGATTCCGTCGTACTGGATCCGGTGGATCTCCAACTGCTGCGGCTGCTGCAGAACGACGCCCGGATCACCTACCGCGACCTCGCCGCCCAGGTGGGTGTCGCGCCGTCGACCTGTCTGGACCGGGTGACCCGGCTGCGCCGCTCGGGCGTGATCCTCGGCCATCGGCTGCGCTTGGATCCGGCCAAGATCGGCCGCGGGTTGCAGGCGCTGCTGTCGGTCCAGGTCCGCCCGCACCGCAGGGAACTGGTGGGGCCGTTCGTGGAGCGGGTGCGCGCGCTGCCGGAGGCCCGCACGGTGTTCCACCTCACCGGTCCGGACGACTACCTGGTGCACGTGGCCGTCGCGGACATGGCCGATCTCCAGCGGCTGGTGCTGGACGAGTTCACCGCGCGGCGCGAAGTGGCCCGGGTGGAGACCCGGTTGATCTTCCAGCAGTGGGAGTGCGGCCCGCTGCTGCCGCCCGGCAACGCCGACAGCTGA
- a CDS encoding ferredoxin, which produces MRLVVDLNKCQGYAQCAFLAPDVFAMHGEESLVYDPQPDPEQRERLARAVAACPVQAITADGVDGSRRGPEAADGR; this is translated from the coding sequence ATGAGGCTCGTCGTCGATCTCAACAAGTGTCAGGGATACGCGCAGTGCGCGTTCCTCGCGCCCGACGTCTTCGCCATGCACGGCGAGGAGTCGCTGGTCTACGACCCGCAACCCGACCCCGAGCAGCGTGAGCGGCTGGCCCGGGCGGTGGCCGCCTGCCCGGTGCAGGCGATCACCGCCGACGGGGTGGACGGGTCGCGGCGGGGTCCGGAGGCCGCCGATGGCCGTTGA
- a CDS encoding DUF885 domain-containing protein yields the protein MSETNSPLPRQVADAYVDDLIALDPVTGTYLGVPESSGRLPDYSPAGQEALAELARTTLAKLAEAERRPGADSDVERRCGRLLRERLTAELAVHEAHEHLRAIGNMHTPGHSVRDIFTVMPASTEEDWAAIAERLRAVPGALAGYRESLQLGLDRKLFAAPRPTETFIGQLTEWIDADGKGRGWYEEFAAAGPDALRTELDGAARSATAALVELRDWLRDVYAPAIEGAPNVVGRERYARWSRYFNGTDLDLDEAYAYGWSEFHRILGEMEREAEKILPGAETPWVALAHLDEHGRHIEGVDEVRDWLQGLMDRAIADLDGTHFELAERVRKVESRIAPPGGAAAPYYTGPSEDFSRPGRTWLPTMGQTRFPVYDLVSTWYHEGVPGHHLQLAQWAHVAENLSRYQATVGIVSANAEGWALYAERLMDELGYLTDPEQRLGYLDAQMMRAARVIVDIGMHLELEIPADSPFHPGERWTPELAQEFFGRHSSRPADFVESELTRYLTIPGQAIGYKLGERAWLLGRERARQRHGAAFDLKSWHMAALSQGSLGLDDLVDELSAL from the coding sequence ATGTCTGAGACCAACAGCCCGCTGCCCCGCCAGGTCGCCGACGCCTACGTCGACGACCTCATCGCCCTCGACCCCGTGACCGGTACCTACCTGGGAGTACCGGAGAGTTCGGGCCGGCTGCCCGACTACTCCCCGGCCGGTCAGGAGGCGCTCGCGGAGCTGGCCCGGACCACGCTCGCCAAGCTGGCCGAGGCGGAGCGCCGGCCGGGCGCGGACAGCGACGTGGAGCGGCGCTGCGGGCGGCTGCTGCGGGAGCGGCTGACCGCCGAACTCGCCGTGCACGAGGCGCACGAACACCTGCGCGCGATCGGCAACATGCACACCCCGGGCCACTCGGTGCGCGACATCTTCACGGTGATGCCGGCCTCCACCGAGGAGGACTGGGCGGCCATCGCCGAGCGGCTGCGCGCGGTGCCGGGCGCGCTCGCGGGCTACCGCGAGTCCCTGCAACTGGGCCTGGACCGCAAGCTGTTCGCGGCGCCCCGGCCGACCGAGACGTTCATCGGCCAGCTCACCGAGTGGATCGACGCGGACGGCAAGGGCCGCGGCTGGTACGAGGAGTTCGCCGCCGCCGGACCCGACGCGCTGCGCACCGAGCTGGACGGGGCGGCCCGCTCGGCCACCGCGGCCCTGGTGGAACTGCGCGACTGGCTGCGGGACGTGTACGCCCCGGCCATCGAGGGCGCCCCGAACGTCGTCGGCCGGGAGCGGTACGCCCGCTGGTCGCGCTACTTCAACGGCACCGACCTGGACCTGGACGAGGCGTACGCGTACGGCTGGTCGGAGTTCCACCGCATCCTCGGCGAGATGGAGCGGGAGGCGGAGAAGATCCTGCCCGGCGCCGAGACGCCGTGGGTGGCGCTGGCCCACCTGGACGAGCACGGCCGGCACATCGAGGGCGTGGACGAGGTCCGCGACTGGTTGCAGGGCCTGATGGACCGGGCCATCGCGGACCTGGACGGCACGCACTTCGAACTCGCCGAGCGGGTGCGGAAGGTGGAGTCGCGCATCGCCCCGCCCGGCGGCGCGGCGGCCCCCTATTACACGGGCCCGTCGGAGGACTTCTCCCGGCCCGGCCGCACCTGGCTGCCCACCATGGGACAGACCCGCTTCCCGGTCTACGACCTCGTCTCGACCTGGTACCACGAGGGCGTTCCCGGCCACCACCTCCAGCTCGCGCAGTGGGCGCACGTGGCCGAGAACCTCTCCCGCTACCAGGCGACGGTCGGCATCGTCAGCGCCAACGCCGAGGGCTGGGCGCTGTACGCGGAGCGGCTGATGGACGAGCTGGGCTACCTCACCGACCCGGAGCAGCGCCTCGGCTACCTGGACGCGCAGATGATGCGGGCGGCCCGGGTGATCGTGGACATCGGCATGCACCTGGAGCTGGAGATCCCCGCCGACTCGCCGTTCCACCCCGGCGAGCGCTGGACGCCGGAGCTGGCGCAGGAGTTCTTCGGCAGGCACAGCAGCCGCCCCGCGGACTTCGTGGAGAGCGAGCTGACCCGGTACCTGACGATCCCGGGCCAGGCGATCGGCTACAAGCTCGGCGAGCGGGCCTGGCTGCTGGGCCGGGAGCGGGCGCGGCAGCGGCACGGAGCGGCGTTCGACCTGAAGTCCTGGCACATGGCGGCCCTCTCCCAGGGCTCCCTCGGCCTGGACGACCTGGTGGACGAGCTGTCCGCGCTCTGA